A part of Candidatus Omnitrophota bacterium genomic DNA contains:
- a CDS encoding tetratricopeptide repeat protein: MRNKAFRFICFVIFFFMLGSVNLFAADKASLEKEVVKLKEENALLSSERAGMYEELGIAYTKAGLLDEAIDAYKKSLFYNPNNAQIHYYLGLLYQKTRKDVEKAVSHFKRYLYLNPDAKNKDEVRYLIEMVQNKR, translated from the coding sequence ATGAGAAATAAAGCATTTAGATTTATATGTTTTGTAATTTTTTTCTTTATGCTGGGGAGTGTAAATTTGTTCGCCGCCGATAAGGCATCGCTTGAAAAAGAGGTGGTAAAGCTGAAAGAGGAGAACGCGCTCTTAAGCTCTGAGCGGGCCGGCATGTACGAAGAATTAGGCATAGCGTATACTAAAGCAGGCCTTCTGGATGAAGCGATAGACGCTTATAAGAAGTCGTTATTTTATAATCCCAATAATGCCCAAATACACTATTATTTGGGGCTTCTTTACCAAAAGACAAGAAAAGACGTGGAAAAGGCCGTCTCCCATTTTAAAAGATATCTTTACCTTAATCCTGACGCCAAGAATAAGGATGAGGTAAGGTATTTGATAGAGATGGTGCAGAATAAAAGATAG
- a CDS encoding tetratricopeptide repeat protein: protein MKDKTFLIVAAGIIIVLSILCAVFVLNTYNLKNKVAQSNSIIGKIESELGRVREEKEEIARKSEKLSSDAVSYLAINTKLAEEKDQLNKKLEGAQKIIEAKEADLQRSQQRLKDIEKEAVTAKKAKDDKLAREKRSLEKKIIATSAAIKKERALYHYNLGVAYAQAKLYDEAIEEYEKSLEFDSDNADAHYNLGILYETITSDAERAMSHYKKYLEINPRAEDIDEVAGRINRLSK, encoded by the coding sequence ATGAAAGATAAAACTTTTTTAATAGTAGCGGCCGGGATAATAATAGTTTTAAGTATATTATGCGCTGTTTTTGTTCTTAATACCTATAATTTGAAAAATAAAGTTGCCCAGAGCAATAGTATTATAGGTAAGATAGAGTCCGAACTTGGCCGCGTGCGCGAGGAAAAAGAAGAGATAGCGCGCAAGAGCGAAAAACTCTCCTCCGATGCCGTTTCATACTTAGCGATAAATACAAAGCTGGCTGAAGAAAAAGATCAGTTGAATAAGAAACTGGAGGGCGCGCAGAAAATTATAGAAGCAAAAGAGGCGGATCTGCAGAGGTCGCAACAAAGGCTCAAGGACATAGAGAAAGAAGCCGTTACGGCTAAAAAAGCCAAAGATGACAAGCTGGCAAGAGAGAAGAGGTCTTTAGAGAAGAAGATAATCGCTACATCGGCAGCCATAAAAAAAGAGAGAGCGCTTTATCATTACAACTTAGGCGTGGCGTACGCGCAAGCCAAGCTTTATGATGAAGCGATAGAGGAATATGAAAAGTCGTTGGAATTTGACAGTGACAACGCGGACGCTCATTATAATTTAGGTATATTGTATGAGACGATTACCAGTGATGCCGAACGCGCGATGTCCCACTATAAAAAATATCTCGAAATTAATCCGCGGGCTGAAGATATTGATGAGGTAGCCGGCCGCATAAACAGGCTGAGTAAATGA
- a CDS encoding tetratricopeptide repeat protein, whose translation MPKKKINKKDQAVFYLIAGISAALSIIFFIGLSAFYVQNIRLKSHEAALEKNIISLNENLQQCLLSEKGRTKAENDAASYLKWRYVLKDQVDQTARMFNDRINTMKGAKKDKSLTALLYYNLGLAHTINADFALALDAFEEAIKLDPSSGYSYYNLGLLYSAYKDDPKKALECYKKYMEISPKGLYAQTVKERIKTLERSMP comes from the coding sequence ATGCCAAAAAAGAAGATAAATAAAAAAGATCAGGCCGTTTTTTACCTTATTGCCGGAATATCCGCGGCGCTTTCGATAATATTCTTTATCGGGCTTTCGGCTTTCTATGTGCAGAACATACGGCTCAAAAGTCATGAGGCCGCGCTGGAAAAGAACATAATTTCATTAAATGAGAACCTGCAGCAATGTCTTTTATCCGAAAAAGGCAGGACTAAAGCCGAGAATGACGCCGCGTCCTATCTTAAATGGAGATATGTGCTTAAAGATCAGGTTGATCAGACGGCCCGCATGTTTAATGACAGGATAAATACTATGAAGGGCGCAAAGAAGGACAAGTCTCTTACGGCCCTGTTGTATTATAATCTGGGGCTGGCCCATACTATAAACGCGGACTTCGCGCTTGCCCTGGATGCTTTCGAAGAGGCGATCAAGCTGGATCCGAGTTCCGGTTACAGTTATTACAATCTTGGATTGCTCTATTCAGCCTACAAAGATGATCCTAAGAAGGCCCTCGAATGCTATAAAAAATATATGGAAATATCCCCTAAGGGGTTATACGCGCAGACTGTAAAGGAAAGAATAAAGACGCTTGAGAGGTCAATGCCATGA
- a CDS encoding transposase, producing MPRVPRIYIENSICYVTSRGDHDEVIFREGGDYQMYLELLKKAKEQYRFKLFAFCLLPNHLHLLIEPDDEGAISQVMHGLNSNYTKYFNGKYSKSGHLFQERYKMALIEKSPNLLNVTAYIHLNPKALGIAAEIKDYPYSSYPAYLNAKTAIINIGGEVREISGYLSGKKYEDFISGIALGFLQDLGKELSKRPIIGSDEFVEKVKNKIESDKLRVAEGSLSGSMFGIMSGRKFLAASGVAIVLLGALTFYLYSRASAFKDNLKNKESEFSGRLLKAKDDLKKDLEGKYRADMVSFEAMTKRLEMEKQKAGELEEQLKSQQP from the coding sequence ATGCCCAGAGTGCCACGCATATACATAGAAAACTCCATTTGCTACGTTACATCCCGGGGCGACCATGATGAGGTCATCTTTAGAGAGGGTGGTGACTATCAAATGTATCTGGAGTTATTAAAAAAGGCTAAAGAGCAATACAGGTTCAAGTTATTCGCGTTTTGCCTCCTTCCAAACCACCTGCACCTGCTCATAGAGCCGGATGATGAGGGCGCCATATCCCAGGTTATGCATGGCCTTAATTCGAATTATACAAAATACTTCAATGGCAAATATTCAAAGAGCGGCCATCTGTTTCAGGAAAGATACAAGATGGCGCTTATTGAAAAATCCCCGAATCTGTTGAATGTTACCGCTTATATACATTTAAATCCTAAGGCCCTGGGCATAGCCGCTGAAATTAAGGATTACCCCTATTCGAGTTACCCCGCTTACCTGAACGCGAAGACGGCCATTATAAATATAGGAGGAGAGGTAAGAGAGATATCGGGGTATCTTAGCGGAAAAAAATATGAAGATTTTATTTCCGGCATAGCGCTTGGCTTTTTGCAGGATCTCGGCAAAGAGCTGTCAAAAAGACCCATAATAGGATCCGATGAATTTGTGGAAAAGGTAAAGAATAAAATCGAGAGCGATAAATTAAGGGTCGCGGAAGGTTCGCTCTCCGGCTCCATGTTCGGTATTATGTCCGGCAGGAAATTTCTCGCGGCATCGGGTGTGGCAATTGTCCTGCTCGGGGCATTGACATTTTATCTTTATTCAAGGGCATCGGCATTCAAGGACAACCTTAAGAATAAGGAATCCGAATTCAGCGGCCGGTTATTAAAAGCTAAAGACGATCTTAAGAAAGATCTTGAAGGAAAATATCGCGCGGATATGGTCTCTTTTGAGGCGATGACAAAACGTCTTGAGATGGAGAAGCAAAAGGCCGGGGAGCTGGAAGAGCAGCTTAAATCCCAACAGCCTTAA